A part of Eremothecium sinecaudum strain ATCC 58844 chromosome VII, complete sequence genomic DNA contains:
- the EHD3 gene encoding mitochondrial 37S ribosomal protein mS47 (Syntenic homolog of Ashbya gossypii AGR024C; Syntenic homolog of Saccharomyces cerevisiae YDR036C (EHD3)), with product MLRQSIKQVNRKRLMSSLVEFKVLNTARRVTLNRPKKLNALNNEMCEVILPTMQEYAKSKSTNLVILDSSCSPRAFCAGGDVVAVTQHDPSIKDRKQQNFFELEYSLNWLLASYPKPVVTIMDGITMGGGVGLSIHNPFRIATENTRWAMPEMDIGLYPDVGTTFALPRLLTVANSDGQFGYYLCLTGDILSGADAYLAGLASHYVTSDNIDNVRNRLSELPPSDNPEAMFDMTNKALLEFESPLPEGHQFAYSAEKLAVIESVFNLDYTVKELIEKLQDISTSSTWSPEAKSFASSVKNRLNKLSIVSMEVTREQFRRNYFNDIQSALKQDLVTSSNMAKPGMSEFPDAVRHKLIQRNKTPFNWKQHDISTSKISSLLSSDPTSQLSLREIDGFTFKKYPHHAKYSLPPASRVESYITGSDESGRSFAVTKQEAIKYFSEYDELSKGKVGVKNLVSFIIDMKCNVDAAGYLTWKP from the coding sequence ATGCTGAGACAATCGATCAAACAAGTAAATCGAAAGAGGCTAATGAGTTCATTGGTGGAATTTAAGGTACTTAATACTGCAAGAAGGGTTACCCTTAACAGGCCTAAAAAGCTCAATGCCCTGAACAATGAAATGTGTGAGGTAATACTACCAACAATGCAAGAATATGCCAAAAGCAAATCGACTAATCTTGTAATTCTGGACTCATCGTGTAGCCCTAGAGCGTTCTGTGCTGGCGGTGATGTGGTTGCCGTTACTCAACATGATCCTTCAATTAAAGATAGGAAGCAACAAAACTTTTTTGAACTGGAATATTCGTTGAACTGGTTGCTTGCATCATACCCAAAACCTGTTGTAACGATAATGGACGGTATCACTATGGGTGGTGGTGTAGGACTAAGCATCCATAATCCGTTCCGTATAGCTACAGAAAATACTCGTTGGGCTATGCCGGAGATGGATATTGGATTATATCCGGATGTCGGCACCACTTTTGCACTACCCCGACTACTAACTGTAGCTAATTCTGACGGTCAATTCGGATACTACTTATGTTTAACAGGTGATATTTTATCTGGAGCAGACGCATATTTGGCTGGTTTAGCTTCTCATTACGTCACCAGTGATAATATCGATAACGTCCGTAATAGATTGTCGGAACTACCACCATCTGATAATCCGGAGGCTATGTTTGATATGACGAACAAGGCATTGCTGGAATTTGAGTCTCCTTTGCCAGAAGGCCACCAGTTTGCTTACTCGGCAGAGAAGTTAGCGGTAATCGAAAGTGTCTTTAACCTTGACTACACTGTGAAGGAGCTGATTGAAAAGTTGCAAGATATTTCCACGTCTTCAACATGGTCGCCAGAAGCTAAGTCTTTTGCCTCTTCTGTTAAGAATAGGTTGAATAAATTATCTATTGTTTCAATGGAAGTCACAAGAGAGCAATTCCGCAGGAACTACTTCAATGACATCCAATCAGCATTAAAACAGGACTTGGTTACTTCTAGCAACATGGCTAAACCAGGTATGAGTGAATTTCCCGATGCTGTCAGACATAAGCTAATTCAAAGAAATAAAACTCCATTCAATTGGAAACAACATGATATTTCTACTTCTAAGATTTCTTCATTGTTATCATCAGACCCTACTTCACAATTATCCCTTCGAGAAATTGACGGCTTCACCTTTAAAAAATACCCTCACCACGCAAAGTACAGTCTTCCTCCTGCATCCAGGGTTGAAAGTTACATTACTGGCTCTGATGAATCAGGTAGATCATTTGCTGTGACCAAACAAGAAGCCATCAAGTACTTTTCGGAATATGACGAACTCTCAAAAGGTAAGGTTGGAGTAAAGAATCTTGTCTCCTTTATTATTGATATGAAGTGCAATGTCGATGCTGCTGGTTATCTAACATGGAAACCTTGA
- the TSC3 gene encoding Tsc3p (Syntenic homolog of Ashbya gossypii AGR026C; Syntenic homolog of Saccharomyces cerevisiae YBR058C-A (TSC3)) produces MIIKYHRSGLRLPFYDPVAYCDSSVMTKSNTAYKPYKKERGTMVYTPTNVEESNGGIIESVRNFIEQLYWMYYVHLPYYLMTDFDAFCLHTLFLVMFILSLFGLVKWLVSLYGILDQSWKGLMYVSSDQLG; encoded by the coding sequence ATGATAATTAAATATCATAGGTCAGGCTTAAGATTACCTTTCTACGATCCAGTTGCATATTGCGATTCCTCAGTTATGACTAAGTCTAATACGGCCTATAAGCCGTACAAGAAGGAGCGGGGCACTATGGTTTACACGCCAACTAATGTTGAAGAATCAAATGGTGGAATTATTGAAAGTGTCCGGAATTTCATAGAACAACTCTATTGGATGTACTACGTCCATTTGCCATACTATTTAATGACAGATTTTGATGCTTTCTGTTTACATACACTTTTTCTTGTGATGTTCATCTTGTCTTTATTTGGCTTGGTGAAATGGTTAGTGAGCCTTTATGGTATTTTGGATCAGAGCTGGAAGGGCTTAATGTATGTGAGTTCTGATCAATTGGGTTGA